The sequence TCTATCAAGAGTACCTTACCATTTACCAGAGACTCGGCAATCTTTTTTCTAGCTTCAGCGTAAATGCCTTGAACAGTAGTGCGTGCAACATCCATCTGCTTGGCACATTCCTCTTGCGTAAAGCCTTCCAAATCAATAAGCCTTATGGCTTCATACTCATCAACTGTCATTCTTACGAAATTCGCTTCATCTAC comes from Capillibacterium thermochitinicola and encodes:
- a CDS encoding DUF134 domain-containing protein, whose translation is MPRPMKWRKVCCLPESNKFGPLDLKVDEANFVRMTVDEYEAIRLIDLEGFTQEECAKQMDVARTTVQGIYAEARKKIAESLVNGKVLLIEGGVYKLCEGFGNGCGRGCRRYRHGWRFAGSDRGD